The Diospyros lotus cultivar Yz01 chromosome 11, ASM1463336v1, whole genome shotgun sequence region CAAAGAATAAAAAGTTATTATCTCAATGGAGAAAACATATGATTGGAATATGAAAAACCCAATGATTTCTTAACCTACAAATTACAATACATTGACAAGAGTGTAATCAATTATAATATCAGGCTAGCTAGTCCAAGCTTGTACTCTTCTTTCCATGAGATATAGATCAAATGACAGATATGCATATGCAGGTTAGCTTCCATCTTCCCAGCAGAACAAAGCCAAACAAACATGCAATGAAATTTGTTTAGATTGATGGAAATGAGATCAAAATCAGTATGATGCCGCGGCATTTCAGGAGAATTCATGAAAACCTCTTCCAGCAGTCTTATCGAATTACTTTGTTGAGATTACCTGTGTCAATGCACTTGTTACTGAGATGATCGGAGCAACACTCCACCTGGGTGCACCATCCGGGAAGGGAGGGGACTGACGGTGTCTTCTCTGCAGAAGGGTAGACATGTAGGAGTATATTATTAGTCAGAAAGAGAGTGTAATCGTAATTGCACCACCCATTAACAGAAACTACTAAAATGGTGAAAGTTTTAGTAAGCCATACATGGATCGATCATAAAAAGAAACAATCAAGAGAACCGAGGCGATCAGCTCACTGGGAGCAGTGTGTTCAGTACATTAAGTGGGATTTACATATGACTGGGAGAGCAAATAAAGAAGTGGGTGAAGGATTTGGattgaacatttgaaagaaCATATGAATAGGAATGACAGAAAACAATAATTCAGCAACTTATGTACTGGCTGCCCAACATAAATTCAATTAGAGAACTATTTCCATTAGCTTCAAGTGGCATGGTAGCACATGAATGTCAAGTTGCTTAAGCAATGTCAAGCTACAGACTGTAACCCTCTTGCCTAAGTAGCTAGCAAGGTCATGGACGGATGCTGAAACAACCGAGTAAGATGGATGCAATTATTTTTAAGGAATAGGGTAGTATATTATCAGTAAACATTACAAAGGAGTACCCACCTCATAAttctactaaaacccaaaagtGAAGAAGCAACAGTTCTGAATTCTTAGTCCACTGCCTTGTGGTGTTTTAGAAGAGGGGATCAAGAAGCATACAATTAAATCCTGCTTTCAAAAGTTTCTTGAATTTTGCATATACATGCACATTCTCACTTTTATTTCTGATTAGTTTTCACTTTCCATTGGATATGACAGTGTTCAAAAAGACATTTCTGAAACCTTAATTAAAGCTGAATGCTTCATTGGTTCGCATCCTTCATATTTTGCCTTATCCGATCATAAATAGATGGTGCCACCAGAAGATGCTAAACCACTCCGTAAaaggaatatatttttttgtttgcaaGATGAGATTTAAGAGTATATTTTTTTGgaggttaaatttatttaaaaattttgtttgttcAACTGAAAGAAAAAGCTTCATATCATGTgcaaaaatgaatttattagcCTATCCATCATATACTATTTTCTAAAATCCATAGTTAGGGACAGAAGTGTAGACTGTCAGGCCATGGTCCCTTAGTTTTCATGCATATACTGAGGCCCAAGTATACAAAAATCCCTTAGCATACAATGTCTCTGAGAAAATGTAGTTCCCTTGTAAAATATGATGGACCTCCAAAGAAGGAATTCTGGTTCCATCTGTCTGTGTAAATACATGTCACAACCAACATCTCAATATCATTAACGGTCAAGGTACCCAAACCTTGCTTCAGGTGACCCCGTCATTGCCTACTTGGGGTTATATTTGGTGTCCCTTGTGCCTTCCATTGGACAACCAAAAACCTTCTGCCATTATTTGTTTTGTCACGTATTATATCTGAAGTACTTCCAATtattcaggaaaaaaaaaaaagtgaaacaGGCAGGCaaagtttaaaatttcataGTGACATGTTgctatataattatattatatgtgtaTTCACTTGTTATATCAGAAGTACTTCTGGTTGCTGCGGCAGCTGGGGGGAGGGGAATTGAAACAGGAAGGCAAGGTTCAAAATTTCCTACCAACATATTTCTCCCTAATTATCTTTTATCACATTTCAGTTCCCACACTGTAGGTCAAGTTTGGTTTTAAATGCAAAGGCCTTGTATATTATAAACTGGAAAGCTGATGAATACCCCCACTGAGATTAGGCCCCCAGTAAACAAGGTCAATTAATGGAGACTCAATTGGAGAGCAAACAAAGGGCTAAGTTCCACAATCAGAAAGTCCACAACAGGGCTTTCTTTGACCACTTACTAAGAAGAAAGTCCACATCTTAATGAATATACAAATTTCCATAATCGTTTATTTAAAATCATTGCCAAGAGCAAATATATATGTAgtttagacaaaaaaaattaagaaaaggtTAAGATAGAAAACCAGAACTTGAGTAGTAGATAGTGATCAGGAAAACTAGACAGTAAATAGATACAGCAAagaattatcatcatcaactgCATCTTATCcgtttttttatataatgtcAATAGACTTCTAAAAGCCACAttaacaatacaaatccatctttttatataatattccCATCCTCAACAACATTGTATATCCACATCACAGTTAAAGGCTTAACTCATGGTGCTTTAATGTATTATAGGAAAAGGTTAGCTAAAAAGATTGGATAAATAGTACCTCAAAACTGATTCTTCACCAATAATCTCGACACGAGCATAGTCCATCTTTAAAATGATGAAACCTCTTAGCATCTCGTATGATAAATTCTCTGCCAACCAACTTTGAAATGATCTTCAGAGCACTGTGGCAATCACCACAAACACGAAGGTTCTTGATTATCCTAACTTGAGCACGAACTGGGCTGTTCATGAGACCATATGCAACAGCGAGTCTCTCACTGTGAGCAAGAAGAGCATCCTCCTTTGATTCTTGGTCTATGTCATGGAGCACAAATCTAGTCTCTGCCACATAGCCAGCTTCTTTCATCTGTCCCCTCAAACACCTAAGCAGGGCATATATCCTATCATTCTCAGGGTGAGATGTATCTCCTGCCCGGTACTCGTGTACCTTACTCCTAACCGAAAGAAGACTTTCAGGTCCTAATTTCTTCGCCTCCTTTACTTTTGCAAGGTCTGAAGCTTTCACTGGTATCAGGCCTGCCTTTGATTGCTCATTTAAGCGAGAGGAATCCATGAGATCAACAAGTTCAGCACAACGATCCCCGAGTTCTGCATGCCCGTGTACTCTACTGAGATTCATCAAAGTCTCCCAAACATCTACACTTGGTTCCACTGGTAATTTCTCAATGAACTCCAATGCTTCATCCAAATACCCAGCGGTTCCCATCATGTCCACCACACTCGCATAATGCTTCATTGATGGAGCAATGCCATGGTCTTTGCTCATTGATTCGAAGTGCAACATCCCCTCGATCATGTCCCCGAGGACGCTGCATGCATGGAAGACCCCAATGAACATTTTCCCATCTGGTTTCAGCCCTGCTTTTTTGAATTCAGTGAATAAATCAATTGCATCCTCTCCAAGACCATTATTGGCATACCAAGTTATCATGGTATCCCAAGAAGTCAGATTACGCTGTGGCATTTTCTGAAACACCATCAGTGCGTCATCCATGGAACCACATTTTCCATACATCTCTAGTATCTTGTTATAAGTGCTGACTTTTGGAGCAGGAATTGACCTCAGGAGGTGCTCGTGAACATACTTTGCTTCTTCCAGAGCTTTTGCCTCCCCACATGCCTTCAACAACATTAGATATCGGGGAAAATCTACTGAGACGTGCTTGCTTTCCAACAATCCCAACAATTCCACTACTTCCTTCAGTTTTCCTTCTTTGCATAAATCATCCAACTCTTCAGTAGTCCTACTGCATGGACCATTTCCTGCAGCTTCAACAGATTCTCCATCAGCTTTGAAACTATTTGATACTTGAGAATCCACCATTGCACTTTGAGACTCATTTGAGCTCCTCTGGTAACTTAAACCACCATCAGCATTGAAACTTTCCCTTGGGTTCCAAGCACGTTCCCCAGTATTGTTCAATACGTATCCATTTGAGTATCCATCAGTACCCCCACGGTACCCATACGTGCCTTGCGGGTACACTCCACCATTTCCTGCATTAGGGGTATCCATGCCAGGTTGATGTGCTGTTGTGCTTCCTGAAAAATAGTTACCAAGGCTTTGTTGGGTCATTGCTGTCTCTCCGATGGAACTGTTATTTATGGATTGCAGAGACACTCCAGTGTTCCCCAGGTACTGATCATTTACATTTGTATTTTGCCAATAATTTCCTTCCTTGCTCCTATGATAATTATCAGGGCTGTGTTGTGTCGGTGTCGTGTTTCCCACATAATAGTTGTTTAGCTCCTGCCGAACGCCACTAGTTTTTCCCGAGTAACGATCACTCGCACCCTGCTGGAATTGTCCAACACTTCCTCCATGGTGCCAAGTGTTCCCCGGAAACCCTGACCTACTCTGTTGAGAAAACCCATTTAGATTCTGTTGAATTTGTGAGCCTGCATCATTATAAGACCCGTGTGGGTTATGTGAATTCCTCTGTTCCCCATACCATCCATCTGAGCTTTTCTCTGAAGTCCTAAAACTCTCCATGTTATATCCACCTGACCCTTGCCATAGCTCTGCTGAATTTTCCCCACAATTACCTCTAATGATTTCATTTTGCCCTGTGGAGCTATGCTGAAGTCCTCCATTTTGCTCAGCTGGGTTTCCCTGAAACCCATCTACGTTGCCCTCTCCGTAATACCCACTTGAAAAGTTCCCATTTTGTCCGACCGCGTTATGCTGAAATTCGATTCTAGGGTTTTCCTGAAACCCAACATGGCTTTGATTGTCACCATAAAACCCATCAGGGCTTCGCTGATATTCTACAGAACCTTCCCCATTAGATACACTGGGGATAGGAAAATCTGATCTTTCAGCAGCGATGCTGAGGGTTCTCAAAAGACCAGAGGCCTTGATAGAGTCAAAGGAACAAACACGTGGTGTGCGTACCTTAGACAAAACTTTGAGAGAAGTGATGGTGAGAAGGGTAGCCCTCTTTCTGTACATCGGTCAGTCGAACTCGTCCTGCTTAACTCAGACAACCGAATCAAATTCTCGTTCGACAAGTACGGAGAGCGAAGCAGAGAACGGAGGAGGCGTTGAGCTGTAGCAGCAAACCCATCAACCGCTGCAACGCTAAACCCTTAAACCGATGGACACAACGATCTGCATATATTTATGCACCGGTGCATTATTGGGCCTAAGAAATCCAAAGTGGGCCGAAAATAGACGTCGTATTGGGCCGGATTTGTCGGGTTGAAACACTGGATTGGGCTTGGAAACGTTCATGGTGGGCTAGAATTGGGTCAACATATTCGTCTCCATTAAGTTATTATATCACATAATTGGTATTCTAAAACTAACCTGTTCAGCATAAAAGAGTTGATATGTTCAGTgtctttttgataaaaattggTATCTTAAATTTGAGTGTACTAATTATTAGTGGTCTGGATGTTTACTTATTGGTCTATAAGTTTAGTGATATAAAATCAATAACACTCTTCAAAATTAGTTATGCATTTAAGAATGTCTATTGTGTTCACCCCGTTAGGTTACGATATGTTCTCGTCAGTCATCAATGTTTTGTCTGAACTGATCATTCATTTCACCTTACCATTTGCTTTTGTCTATCATATTTGTTTCTATCTTCCATTGACTTTAATGGAATAATTGAATCTCCTATTGGtaattagtggttaattttgtaaaaattttgttataattatacccttcttttgattttaaaaatggtttaaattagatattaatatatattttatggttatatgcaagtttaaattgaaaaatgaatgaaatgaaaatttaaagtaaaatttaataataataataataataatatataaaattatatataatacatatacatcattatatgcatgtatgtaatatatatatataatataatttaatatatatatgtgccatgtgtaatacatatatataatatataatttattaatagtattaaattatttttttttttaggcatgaagaattcaagcccatgaagacttaaagtccatgaagaattcaaatccatgaagaaatcaaacccatgaagaaatcaagcccatgaaaaattaaagtccatgaataattcaagcccatgaagaattaaggcccaatttgagcaactcatggaagatattatttagagaaggcccaaggattatttttaatcctaatgaagattaaaaactaatttatagaaatctatttttagtttttatgtgagagttttattaggtgtgttttttagctaaaatccatttaactattaggtgaatattatagctaaaatccatttaactttatgagtgctttattaggtatgtattttagctaaaattcatttaatattaggtgtgtattatagctaaaatccatttaactttaagtgtgtgagtgcccattagatataattatgtctagttgaataattgaaattgtgtggtttgtattgcatcttgtggcctataaatagatcacttgattgcatttgtaagtgtgattattattcttgaataaaagtttagttgtttccttataattatctctttgagaattgttcttgttctttctcattttctatagtactttctcttataatcttacttcttttttttttcttattttaaattcttatgtcatttattgtcttttaattattcaccgcctaaatgaccggttaatttatgcctttaaattcctgcaattttaattattgtcttttaattattcaccgcctaaatggccgattagtttatgcctttaaatttctgtaattttaattcttgtcttttaattatccaccgcctaaatggccggttagtttttactattttaattattgtcatttaaattctgttatttaaattacgtaatttaaattcctgtcaattaactttcaaataaatatgagtagctaaatctaatattgggttaagcaatgacagtgtccaacgccaatgattcccaaagaaagttgctgATGATACTAgaccgatcaccgaggtctgcctcgaaccaagtacctgcagaagcggggctgtaatcccccgggagaactccgacgctcaagtcagtagaagaaatatgcccaaaatgGAAAAATCACACAGTAATCAGACGATCCGTACCTGTAGAAGTCGATATCTATTTAAAGATGGGTAAAGCACACattgaagagataagataagtctTGAACtggacgttggagagaatctaggTTGACTGGGTTAACtttgttcaaaatcaaatatgagatgaatGATGAAGATATAGGTGACACGCGGCACTTCTCGGGGTCGACACGTGGCGGCACCACATTGGAGATCTCCAAGGGTAGTATAATatttttgcccttagtaaaatattccctcatcacttgcccccccaacTCCTTGAGCTGTGAGGGAGAGGAGTTcaggcagctgaaggagtagtcttCTCAATTTTCCTGAAAAAAgagattttacaaaaaagataaatgaataagattaaagagCTCTATTATTGGTTTTGTTGGCTCGCTTTCCAACTAAACATCCCATCCCCACTCCCCATGGCCCTCCAAGAATTCTATAAAAAGGGGGTGGGGATGGTCCCCTCCTCACAAACACTATTGGAGTGGAAACATACTTGGAGGTGTAGTGAGAAGGTAAGAGATCCTTCAtcctcctcttttttttttttatttatttatctgctttttcatttctgttttttttgttttcttttaaaaaaaactttctCATTTGCGTGGCCGAGACCAGAGGTCTCGGCCACGTTTGGAATAAGCTGCGCGGGCTGAGGCCGCGCGGCTTGCCTACGCGCGCCGGCCGAGCCCTCGTGCCTCGGCCGCGCGGCTtgcccgcgcgcgcgggccGAGCTCGCCCGCCTCGGCCGCGCGGGCGCAACGCGGCTTCGGCCCGCGCGGGCGCGCGGCTTGCCAGCACGCGGGCCGAGGCCGCACTGGCCGAGTCCTCGCTCCTCGGCCGCGCGAGGGActccctttcccttttttttttttttgagaggcCCTTGGTCTCGACTTTGAGACCTCTTTTTCTCTtatcctcttttctttttttttttttttttttgggtgtgtgCAGGATTCTCACGGGGCTCGAGAGATTCTAAGTGGTGCCTTCAAGTTCATCAAGGGACGGACCGGCTCCCTCTTAAGGGTTCTCTCGTGCGCTTTTCTTCCATCCTTGGAAATCTTCTCATCAGCCGGTATTCCTTTGCCtcccttctcttattttttgtggcTTTTTCTTGTCTCTCTTCCCATGTCACTCAACTCTGCAACCTCCCTCTCCAAATGCCGCAAACGTCTTTCTCGCTGAGCCCCTCCAGCTCGGGCATAATCGGGACCAGaggactcctcctcctcctccgagCCTAGCTTCCCGTACTCGCTTCGCCTAGAGGGTCCGCTCCGTCTCTCGTCCCGATGGGACTCCTTCCCAGCGCGAGGGGATTCGCCTCCTCGGAATTCTCTATGACTAGAGTGGCGATCCCCCTGATGTCGACTATCATGATTAGAGTGCTCCACCGGTCTCATCTCCGGGGGCTGCTGTTGGGCCAAAAAGGTGTTGAGCAATTCCGTCAGATGTTGGACCTGTCCCTCTAGCTGGGCGACACGATCCTAAGGTGGCGAGGGATTCGGGGGGTGACCTCCTACGGGGCCGCTCTCAGGTGGGTGGTTTTGACTCTGATCTGGGACGGGCTGGGTCCCGGCAGCTCGTGATGGATTTCTTCTTGTCGCCATAACGGGAGGAAACTTGAGCTCGACTGAGGTACTCGACGAATGAGGGCAGATAAAGTaatcggccccacggtgggcgccaaatgatgatactggaccgatcaccgaggtctgcctcgaaccaagtacctgtaggggcggggctgtaatcccccgggagaactccgacgctcaagtcagtagaagaaatatgcccaaaatgGAAAAATCACACAGTAATCAGACGATCCGTACCTGTAGAAGTCGATATCTATTTAAAGATGGGTAAAGCACACattgaagagataagataagtcttgaaccggacgttggagagaatctcggttgACTGGGTTAACtttgttcaaaatcaaatatgagatgaatGATGAAGATATAGGTGACACGCGGCACTTCTCGGGGCCGACACGTGGCGGCACCACATTGGAGATCTCCAAGGGTAGTATAGTatttttgcccttagtaaaatattccctcatcacttgcccccccaacTCCTTGAGCTGTGAGGGAGAGGAGTtcgggcagctgaaggagtagtcttCTCAATTTTCCTGAAAAAAgagattttacaaaaaagataaatgaataagattaaagagCTCTATTATTGGTTTTGTTGGCTCGCTTTCCAACTAAACATCTCATCCCCACTCCCCATGGCCCTCCAAGAATTCTATAAAAAGGGGGTGGGGATGGTCCCCTCCTCACAAACACTATTGGAGTGGAAACATACTTGGAGGTGTAGTGAGAAGGTAAAAGATCCTTCAtcctcctcttttttttttatttattttatttatttatctgctttttcatttcagtttttttttttcttttaaaaaaaactttctCATTTGCGTGGCTGAGACCAGAGGTCTCGGCCACGTTTGGAATAGGCTGCGCGGGCCCCGGCCGAGGCTGCATTGCGCCCGCGCGGCCGAGGCGCGAGGGCTCGGCCGGCACAAGAAATCAAAAGCGTCCGGGTCCCGCTCTTCTCTGCCCCACATTGAGACAGGAGGCTCTCAGGGCACCGAGCCCCTCTCTGACCTGCTTGAAGAAGAAGCGCCTATTCTCGCCAGGGCTCTTCACCAACCCAACTGGAATGTCCATGAAACAGACCACAGCCGCGAGGCTTGGGTGGCGACTCAGCTTATTCAGGGCCTTCCCACTCGGGCAGACATGGAGGGGGCCGCCGACCTGACTTCGGAGACCTTGGAGTCTTGCTACGGCCAGGGCTTGGTTCAGGTTAGCCCTTCAGACTTTTAATATAGAGAACTCTCGTCCCCTATATTCTAACTTTGTGCTATTTGAACAGAGTATTGTCGCTCATAATGAGCTCCAAAGGCGAATGGCGAGAAATTCACAAAGGATGTTGGAGATGGATAATGCCCTTGCCGACTACCATAGAACCATCGAGCAGCGGGACGAGGATCTGAGGGCTCAACATCAACGAAACGAGGAGCTTGAGGGACGCTTTCAGGGGCTCGAGATTAGCCACCATGCCCTGGAGGAAGAGTTAGGACGGACTCGGGAGCGCAACCGGGAGCTTGAAGAGAAGTATGCCAACCCCACCCAACTCCCTGAGGTGAGAGGATTTATTAGGCATGAGCTGCAAGGGGTATGGAAGAGAGGTTTCACTCGCTGCACGGAAGAGGTGCAAAGAGCCTATCCCGACCTCAGTTTTGCTCCCATCAAGTCCATGGAGGATGTGATCGCCGAGCTCAGCCGAGCATCATCCTCCCAAGCCCCAGCAAACGAATCCGAGGagtccgaagaagaagaaacctagTTGTTCGTTGCATGTATCTTCTTTCCCCAAGTTTGGGTTATATTGGACTTCTGATCTTTCATTGAATAAAAATGCTTCGTAGTTATGCCTTTTTTGTAATAGTTTGAGCCAAGTGATCTCTGTTACCTGATTTCTCGCTCCTccattttgcttttattttaggGGTGGCCCCCTTGGGGCCATATCTGACCCTtgactcttcctttttattaggggtggtcccccgaggccatatttgacccgtgactttcctttttattaggggtggtcccctgagGCCATATTTGGCCCGTGACTCTTCCTtgttattaggggtggtcccctgagGCCATATTTGACCCGTAACTCTTCCTtgttattaggggtggtcccctgagGTCATATTTGACCTTTTGTTCTTGCTAACTCCAGTGGGGATGAAAGGACTCAAAAATTTGGAGGCCACTGAGTTCAGGGAAGGGAAAACCTTTCATTCCTTTTTGCCTCTTGCCccctcttcttattattttttatattccgtAGGACAGTCtgcacatataaaaagaacAATAATGAGGTTTTATTGAGAAACATACATAGCTTCAAGATCCTTGGGGGTAAcccattattgataaaattttctcaagttTTGAATA contains the following coding sequences:
- the LOC127812671 gene encoding pentatricopeptide repeat-containing protein At4g32450, mitochondrial-like, translated to MYRKRATLLTITSLKVLSKVRTPRVCSFDSIKASGLLRTLSIAAERSDFPIPSVSNGEGSVEYQRSPDGFYGDNQSHVGFQENPRIEFQHNAVGQNGNFSSGYYGEGNVDGFQGNPAEQNGGLQHSSTGQNEIIRGNCGENSAELWQGSGGYNMESFRTSEKSSDGWYGEQRNSHNPHGSYNDAGSQIQQNLNGFSQQSRSGFPGNTWHHGGSVGQFQQGASDRYSGKTSGVRQELNNYYVGNTTPTQHSPDNYHRSKEGNYWQNTNVNDQYLGNTGVSLQSINNSSIGETAMTQQSLGNYFSGSTTAHQPGMDTPNAGNGGVYPQGTYGYRGGTDGYSNGYVLNNTGERAWNPRESFNADGGLSYQRSSNESQSAMVDSQVSNSFKADGESVEAAGNGPCSRTTEELDDLCKEGKLKEVVELLGLLESKHVSVDFPRYLMLLKACGEAKALEEAKYVHEHLLRSIPAPKVSTYNKILEMYGKCGSMDDALMVFQKMPQRNLTSWDTMITWYANNGLGEDAIDLFTEFKKAGLKPDGKMFIGVFHACSVLGDMIEGMLHFESMSKDHGIAPSMKHYASVVDMMGTAGYLDEALEFIEKLPVEPSVDVWETLMNLSRVHGHAELGDRCAELVDLMDSSRLNEQSKAGLIPVKASDLAKVKEAKKLGPESLLSVRSKVHEYRAGDTSHPENDRIYALLRCLRGQMKEAGYVAETRFVLHDIDQESKEDALLAHSERLAVAYGLMNSPVRAQVRIIKNLRVCGDCHSALKIISKLVGREFIIRDAKRFHHFKDGLCSCRDYW